The following DNA comes from Anopheles coustani chromosome 2, idAnoCousDA_361_x.2, whole genome shotgun sequence.
TGCTACTCAGCCGGCAGCGTCGACCGAGCCTGCGATGTGTCCTCCAGCTCCAAACAAGCCAGAGAACGACTTTGAGAGATGTTCGAGGTGGGAAGTTCTGATTTTGGAGCTCAGTGAAGCGCAAAAACGGTGATCTTTTTTTCCATCAGGTGTGGTGACTAGCTTTCGTTGGTCGCGTAAGATGGACATTGTCCTCCGACTGCTCCACTGTTTCTACTGCACCCGAAAAACTGCATAGTAGCAGCTCGAAGAAGACTGGCTGTTCGCCACGTGccgttttcgattttttcgtCTCCGTCTTCGTCTCCCTCCAGAAGTTGGCGGTTTGCGCAGGTCCGTTCCGCATCGGTTGACTTAATGAATAATGCAATCAGTTCCCCTCCCCTCCGGTCCCTCCGAGCCCGAGGAACTCGTCGCCAGCGATGGATTGCGTCGTCACTCGAAATGACAACTCGAACAGGAACCGCCACCCctcagcatcaccatcatcaccatcatcatcattggcATCGTCATCTGGCATCCTTCGTCCCGTGGCCCGGAATCGGCACGTTCCGGTTCCCGCATTACACCCTCCTCTCCTCGGGGAGCGGCACGCGGCCCGGGTTTGGCTCCGGTTTTTCCACACGGTTTCCCAATGAACCACCGAAGGGCGAAGGACGATTTTGATGCGAGTGACTGACTCCGGGAAGGGTGGCTGCCGAATTCCTCCGGGCCCCTCACTGGCAGACGGATGGTGGGAGCGGGGGGCAGCAGGGGCGAGCCGGTACGGGTAGGCTGGCACTCCGGAGTCATATGGTTTTCGGCGAAGTTTTTGGAGCGGAAAGAAGTGAGGAAAAATCGATAGCGTCCGGATGCGATCCTTCTCCCGATGGTGCTCCCTTCCCAACGCCACCGGAGTACACACGCACAGCTGCAGGGCATTGACATTCCCGATGGCTACCTTGGCGCTGAACAGAACGGggttttttgcttccttcaaCAGGCAGCTTTGTTGAAGTTCCTCAAACTTCAAGACAAACAAGATGTGTAAAGTTCCAATGAGACTTAATTATTTAGAAGCATAGAAGCAGtttagaaaaatcggcccatgagcgccggggctcaccacctcgacggcgtgggttcgaatcccaaccgagaccggaccctctcctgtacgagaagactgactatccacgtaaaacagggaaacaagaggtcgttacgctaagaagaagaagaagaattccGAAAAATCAATAATCTTTCCCGGAGAAACTATAGCATCTTTTTGTTATGAAGACAATTGACAAgcaattatttgttttgcattttaatcaaataacTTCAGTCGTTTCAAATCAACTACTATCTATCGttttaaaactgaaaaagTCCTTTGTAGcgtaatgtttgaaaaagaaaaagtaatacaagttcaaacattattttggAATGTGCTGGACACTACTTTTGACATTCTATTATGTCAATTATCTTCTAATCTGTTGCAGCATCATTCTTCGTATTTTTACCAATAAACCATACACGAGAAGATGGCGCTTGGTGACCTTTCCCTcatcaaaactaaattaagaTATTTCAGTTGAATCATTCTcacatttacatattttttatttaggtTCACTCGAAGCACCACGCAGCTACTTAGTTTGCTTACCACATGATCCTCTTCTGCTTAAAGCAACTGGACAGAATGTAGGCTTGTACCACATGCAATAAACCAGAACATAATCAAATCTATGAATCTCACGTTCAAAATATGGAAGTAAGTAGTGTGTTATTTTTATCCCATCAGACAGtttaaacgttaataaaaaatcaatgcgCTACGAAAATAACATAACAATGTGAATAGTAAGAAAGCCAACTATCAATATTGGATCCAACTcttgaaaaaatcaaaactaaatgATATAGCAACAGTCACCATGTATTCTCGTCAGTTATTGCAACAAACTGTTCGCCAACTAGCGAGCAAATATAAACAATGTGTTTAGGTAAACCTTTAGCCAATGTCAGTCCAGTCATGTTCGTAGAACAACTCTCACGAAGCCATGCCACCGGCGGGAAACGAAAAGCTTCCCAACTGCAATACATTAATCACTTTCGCATTAAGCCATTAACCGATTGTCCGAATGCGCGTTCGAATGCAAATAGATCGtttgtcacccaaaagtgtgCGATTCGTGCGAGGAAGGATATTTCCAGATGTCCACCATTGTTTGCCAACACGAATCCGACCAACAATAATAGGtgggaataataaaaaaaaaaacagaaaagttgCACCACCAAAAAGAAGTGCACACATTCGGTGAAAATACTCATACGTACAATTTTGCATAAGCAAAATATTCAACCGATGTCCTCGGGCAGGCGACAACGCGCGGGCAATATGTCGAATTTTATCGCTCcacaaaatatatttaaatatcaaacattGCGTTTCGCACATTTACGTCGGGTTTTCGGATCTTTCGGACGTTGGCCGCATGAGCTATGACGCgtacaaaattaataaaaagaatgaaaaatagtGCTTAAATCGTGACtacgtgcaaaaaaaaaatataacaggGGAAGTAAGGTGGAGAACAACATGggttctataaaaaaaaatcgttaaaatatttattttaacaaacacCGTCACACCAGCGATGCaaattttctctctttttcatttcgatattttcttctttttttcacttcggTAGTATTGCAAAATAGTTTGTACTTTAACTTTGTAATTATGGCTTCAATTTCGACACCACACAAGCAGtgaattgtaaattttaacaCTTGTTTGACACTCCATTTATTCTTTTAAGAAGTTATATTATTCTCATGCTATTTTAGTGTTTTATGCATATCATTTCACTATGAATTTATGGTGGAACTTATTTCCAACAAATAAATCAACGTAACAAATAATACAACAAATTCAAACGTAAGAAATAGGCCGattaaaaattacttaaaaTTTGCCTCCCGTAAAATTTGGTTCACTAAATTGTTACAAAAATTAGTTGGAGTTGGTTAACGttcaaaactgttttaaaccaattttacCAGCAAATGCTAATTATATTTCCTTCAGTAAGGGTCAGCTCTAGGTTTGAAATGCATATGATTCGACGACTTTTTTCAGGCGCAAATGAGGCTGGTTGATGACATTtgataattttcttcaaattttcaGTTAATCGGCTTACACAATGTAGCTGCTGTTTAGGCCCGATCCgaccaaaaaacaaactacacaTCGGTGGATCTGTTAACTAGCTTCACTTCGCGCGAGGCTCGAGAAAGGAAGGCCGACGTGCGAAGTTCTTCCGACGTGATTCTTTAGCCGTGGGTGTCGACTCTGATTTCACCATTTCCGGCGGATGTGGAGTGAACAAacgataaaacgaaaaaaaaaacggaacaatGCGCACTCGGGCCAACGTGTATAAGCTCCACTTTTCCATATTGGATACAGAAGCGCTGGGGCGTGCAGTGGCGaaaaaaagcgaacgaaatGCCATTCATTCAAACAGTATCCTCCCAAAAAACACACCGGCAACGTCGGATGGCAGGACGGATGTGTCAGAGTCACACAGGATATGTGGCTCGACGCGGCCGTTTGCAGAAAACAAAAGCTACCGTTATGAGAGAAATTGCAACTCCTTAGCATCGCAGGCTCCGGAGGACGGTGGAGGTCATCCAAGGATAATCTTGCGTGGATACACAGTGATGATTTAGAAGCCTTGTGAAagtaccatttttattttacctttgtAATAAAAGTAGTTTATATAAGCATTGAAGAAAGTGTGGAAAAGGCACGATAGAAATGAAGGATTTAATATTTGAAGTGATGTTTAGATAAATCGTAAAAGCAAATTGTGAAAAATTTGTAAGTACTCGAAATCTCTTCTAAAAGAATCTTCTTTTCAAGCATTTGCTCCCGTTCGTAATACAATTAAAGCGAATTCTTAATAatctgttttctttaaaagctcGTTGCAAATCCTGCTCAGCACTGTTTGAGTTTCGGTAAAAACTTCGGCAACGGACCCGGACGACTACAATCGGTGACAATGGCCGCCGAGCGAGAAGGGGCCCGCCATTTCTGCCATACTATCAACGGTTTCCTCCCGGTCTCCAGCACACCGCCCGATGACCCGAACCCGAAGCGAAATGAAGCAAAAGGACCTCGGAAAACGGATTTGCCACCGCGGACCCCCGGAAGCTGGAAAGTGGCGTTTCATGCGGCATTCGCGAGACAATGGAATAGATAAAATTATtatcccccaccaccaccatccgttCCGTTGTTTGTGTCCGGGTAGCCCTAGGAGATTCCGACCAAATGCCGCAAGATACCCATCCCCGAAGCCGAGCACCACGTTGACTTATGGTGTTGGTCGGTGGTTCTTTTGAGGCCATGTTTTGCCATGGTGTGCCTTTCGATGCGGCCACGGTACAGCCGCGAGGGAGGGACGTCCGGTGGTGGCCAATCGGAGGAcggtggcacacacacacacacacacacacatacgcgacCCAAAGTACGAATAATTCATGACAACGATTTATGGGCGGCCGGCAAAGGCGAGAACGATGCATGCAGATTCCGGTTTTTCCTGTGGCGGCGGAAAACCTGTGGCAGGATACCACGGAAAAGGACACCGTAGCATTCCCGACTGCCAAGAACAACTGAAACCGCCAAACAATGGCGCCCCAAAGGAATGGCGACAGCGAACGGAAGGGCCGCTGGGAAACGGTCGGTGagggaaaaatattatatatGAAGCTGCTGTCAACCTTTATCATTAAATTATATGTTTTATCCTGTTCGCGGCGCCAGCTTTGCCCACCGCGAAACGCACACTTCCCCTGCCCCGGCCCGCTCGTACCGGCTCGCTAGGACGTGTAAACGGTTTGAAGTTATTTTCCGGAATCGTTTAGGGCGCCAAATTGATGTAGTCAGCGGTTTCAGGTCCCCAGTGTGTATTTTCGGAGTAGTTTGTCTTACGATGCCAGCatgtagttttctttttttcccagcGCAAGTGAAAGATGACTAGTTTTTGCCACCAATCTTGTTCGTTAGTTCAAAACACGTTCAAAAAggctaggcgcctccattaagcAATCTTCCCATCTTTGCACATAgtattattttgcaaataaattgttttcctttttgataAATACTGTGGACAATAGTCTTAGACGTCGCGAAAAATATATAGATCTCACGCAAACGATAATGCCAAATGTTTATGATCTTATCTCTTTAAAAACGCATAAATCGAAGCACaacttaaaataaatgcaCTGTTTCATAAAGCAAGTTGTTAAAACTATTGCTCAATGTTTCGTTTCGGTGTTCTTTGCAACATGAAACATTGTTCAGTGATTCTTCCACATAACACGTACTACATCGAACAAGTTAAGGATCAAAACCAAGCGATCCACCATTTCTTTAGTGCGTGAAGGTTACGCTCGGTGCGTGAAACAGTGTGTTCGAAATGTGACACCCGTCCGTACAATCTCCCGTTTGCTCACAActgtgtttttccttgtttttttttttatacaattaCATATGCACTTGCAACTCGACGAATGGTGGTCCGCAAGTGTGCAGGCATAATTATACAAATGTGCGACGGACAAAAACCCACAAACGCACAAACTCCGCACCGCGAGAACGATGTACTGCGAACTAAAAGCGCCGCGTTTTACATACTTTCACTGCCCGATTCAGTTTCAGTTGCAGTGCCATTTCGAATTCCATTAACTGGCGCTAAGCTGCCAGATACGGTCACGGCCTTTCAGcgatttccgctgcggaaaagCGGCGAGCGGTGGCGTTGATCGagttgaaaataatatttcaacaaCCGCAACGAAAACCAACGGCCCCGGGTATGCTCTGCGGGATGTCACTGTGCGGTTTGGGCAACAGTTCGGGCCCGGTTCATGGCCTTTCGCCATCCTTCCTACGCTGACTACGCGCGGAGTAGCTAATGAACTCCCGGTCTGATGTGTGGAGTTAGTACCGTCGCAAAACTAGACAAACGGAGAGTGTTTGTAGCGATCATTCGACAGTGCGAAACTATTAAAATCCAAGTAGTTTCTTTTTCATGCCTTGTTGATGTGTTGTCTTTTCTGCCTGAAGGAGTCGTAGGTataagatgaagaagattaagctGACAAGAAAACTTTTGAACTTACCATCAGCATTGCAATGATCAACGgaagttttcattttaatagtTGAGgatctttttacttttttagaaGGAAAAGCTATCAAGGATCAAGGACCTAATACTAAAAATTCTGCTATACTCCGTCTTCTCAACAGCCATCATCAGAAATGAAATGacattttctgaacaaaaACTTATTACAAACGCAAAGTTGAATTATTTAAACCCCGTCCAACATTGTAAACCTTTTAATCTCTTTACTAGGGAGCGAAGCACATTAaatcaaatgaataaaaaaggagTAGGAAACCCAATCCGATTTAGCGAAAACAGCATAAATAACAATTGttatatttgaatattttggcTACTCACCAAATGTAGTATCCTCAACACTTTTCACTATACTTTAATCAATTAACGagatttcaattttgttgatACTTTAATCGCCTTGGTTTAAAAAGTTTATGTTTCACGACTTTATtcgtttaaataattttaaagacTACACGTTCAGCAATTTCAAGTTCAAGAGACCCTGGTCACACATACGCACAGCAGTACACGATCAACACAGCCCAGTTCgtgaacgatgtttgaagcAGCTCGCATGGTACATCCCTGCCACAACGTGTTTAATGCAATTATTTCAACTATCTTCTGTGATTCGTTATTAATCGAATTAACCTACCATCTGGTCCGATCCGTGTACGAATAACACTCCTCAGTCTGCGCGTTTTTCGCGAGCCGGAAATCGTACCTGGCGTAACGGTAACGCTCCAGTCCAAATACCGTAACACGAAGATGGTGATACCGGAAACGCGCGTTGCATAAGAATCAGCAACCGATTACCGGGTTCTGCAGGTTATGCACCAGAGGCTTTGGGGGTCAATGTCATTTGTTTAATATTTCTCTCAAAACCTATTGTCGCTATTTGCACTTTACTCGTATAAGAACTTCACTTTAACTTTGTCTGCTTATGAAATCGTTCAATACGCTTTGTTTAAACACCTCCCCCGatatttaaaatcactttcgtCAACCGCTTTCGTTCGCGTTAGAATTTTTACAAGTTCAATGCACTTCACTGCACGCGGCGTTACGCGGCGTTACGATACGCTTTCGGCGATCGTCCGCAATGGGTGGGTTGGCCGGGACGGGATGTCTGCGGGATCCTCCTTGGTCCAGCGAGCATATTAAGCCGTCCGGTTCTTAACCGCTACGACGATTAAACCGTCCAAGACCAGGATCGCCCAACCGGCGAAAGACGCTGGCGAAGGTGATGCAAATTAATGTGTGCATAAAAACATTCGAAATTCGCCGTCCGATTGGGAACGGCTTTTCGGTTGGTATTTTCTCGCCGTGGCCTGCTGGCTGGTATTTACTTTCGGCACGCCGcacgtttcggtttcggtgtggTGGCTTTCACGCCGGTGGTGAGATTCACACTCCGTTTGGCAGCAAAGCAGCAGCGGGCCTTGGGattcgacgacaacgacgacgacgacgacgacggcggacGACGATATCGGAGTACCAGCAAAACACATGTACCGATGTGCATTCATCCGCAGTCGAAAAGGGAACTATTCATCtgtgctttttgttttgatttgactTGATTCGTTTGGCTGCCTCCGCGCTggcagtcgtcgtcgtcgtcgtggtcgtcgtgttcgtcgtcgtcgtcgtcgtcgtcgtggggCCGACGAGCGTTGACGCTCTGGTGCTGCCGTGTGCGCACGTGTTTGTGTGGCCGGACGGAAAATCGACGGTGGTATCGCGCGGTGTGCGCAAATGGTCGAAAATATGGTTTGGTGTGTGCTCGCGAACCACCGAAGGACTTGCAAGTTGGCCGCCAGCGAGAGTAGGTGGGCAGAGCGAGACATAGAGACACCAAGGTGATGCCAACCGGTTCCTGCGCGACGGGGTACGAGCGCAATGGAAGTGGAGGAATTATGAAACTGGCCACACATAAAATCCCCAAACGATGATGCGAAAGCTGCTATGTAAAACTGGAACACAAACACCAAACAACTGGCGCTTTGCATTAGCGTTATGGTTTGCTTCCACGTTCACCTTTCCCCCGCGTTCCACAGCGTTTAGCAACCATCACCGGAACCACCTTTCACAGTAACGAGGCACGAGATGCtaccgatgacgacgacgacgacgacgatgatgatgatccccGCGTGCCGTTGCCGGTGTTAGTGCGACGGAGGGGAGGCAAACCGGCCTAAACCGTTCTATTTACTATCCTTGCTGCCCGCCCGCCGTGCCTGGAGTATCGAAGCCAGCTCCTTAGCCACATTTGCCTCCCATACAACCACCAGAATGCTTCACTTTTCCAAGGGAGCACTGATGAACCAACCAGAGCGTGCAATTTATTCCGAGCGAGATGGCATGCGCGAAACGGCTGTAGTTTCATTTAACACACACAAGTACACGTGCGCCGGCAGAGGAAGTTCCCGGGGGGGCCACTGCCATTGACACAGGATAAGCAAGGATAGCTGAAGAGCCTGGGGGTGTAGCTGGAATTGTTCGGCAGTCGGAATCTGTGCGATGTCTCTGGTGGGATAAACGGTTATCACGCAGCAGTGTGCTATTGTGCTGAGGCCGGTGGAGCTGGTTTTTGGTAGCTGAACCAACTCAGAGCATCGGCAACCGTCGCCCGGGAAGGATATCGCCGGAACGCTCCTTCTGTTTGCTGTTCAAAGTTTTGGGCATTACTTCGGCGATTCAACATTGGTTGGGATAATACGTACGGCCGTgttaatttactttctgaaACCCTTTTTGCGAGACGTATCTGTAAACCGGTGACTTTTAGAATGTGAAAAGTGTGGAGAACATAGACTTCATAATCTCAGATTTATCATTGTCTCTTCCGAAAAGCGCTGTGTTTTGGAAGAATTCCGTTCAAACTTACATATCATGACTCACATTTGTGTGATGCATAGGATTCATTTTAATAAGACAATAATTCTCATCAAAGTTGCATTACGGGCAAGGTGTTAAAAGGTATTTCTAAACTGAACAATGCTCAaagaattggaaaacaaattttattacctTTCTAGATAACATCTGAGTGCGAGAAACGGAAATAGCATCAGCATGCTGATACAAACCGAGGGCCAATTCTAACTGATTGACGAtgattaatttgtaatgatacgATCGGTCGGGAAATGATCCACAGCTATTATAGCGCCGGCCATGTTTTTCGCCTGTTTAATGGGTTTCGTTTCTACCATTGTCGGTTTCGTTTCCCCGTAAAACCGGCTCACAAATAAGTTTTTATGGGCTGCGAGTTtgttcttttccacgctcatATTTGTAATCTACAAAGTGGGTGAAGATGATATATTGTGCTAAATGATGATGAATAGCATACAAAAGTTTTGCAAATGAGTGAACAAACAGTAGTGAATCATAGCAGATTGTAAGTGTAGATTGAACTTTCAACCCAATATGATATTAATTTGTTGTTgcatcaaaacacaaaacacaaaagtaacacaaaaaactattttacCATAAGAAATTtgggatttaaatttaatacttTTCCGATAAAATACGATTGAGTACCATTgctaattttagtttttaattagaaaattaaaatacttgAACAGGTGcttttaacatttgttttcaactTTCTCGTATTCATTTTTATGCTATCAGTTTTATTTCAGCGTagtcattttttaaaataacggAACTTGCTCCTTAACGAAGGAAAGagctggaaataaaatatttttaaatgtgtttaaaattaaactttttaaatttataaatgtttatcaaatttaaaggAACTGTATTATGACGAAATAAAAGGGTTTTTTCATTTaagtatttgtttcttttaatctattttaattattaatcttgaaattttttccttttattattattttattttattttattaatgagGTTATTCCCGATATATTCAAATAGTAAACATGCTTTATTTACCCGTGGTATGCTATGCCCCGTTTGTATCATGTTTGCTATATGTTTAATTTCTTTACCGTTTCATAATGCCTTCAACATCAAGATTTTGAATAATGTGTACTAGAGAGTAAAGCTGAATGGCcaaataattttgttaaaaagtgaaaaaaatacttCAACTTTCAATTTCTATGCTATTCTTCACAAACAAGTTTAATCCTTTAAAATAATCATGAGCCGGAATAGTTATTCTACCAAAAAACTAGGTTTAATGGTTTTGATAATTAATATTGTATGGTTTGTATGAGAGTATAAATAATTCGTGTTTGTATTCAACGTACAAAATATGTATAGCGTAAAACAACCCCACTAACATCTGACGATTTATACAATTTGTAAACCTTcattataatttattcaacaTTGTAATAAGTCTAATgcaatgaaaagtgaaaactttCACGAACAGGTGACAACATTGTAACCTATCCAAGGAAAAGAACGTAACTCCATTCATTTCATGCACAACATTTACTTATTGTTCTCATCCAACTTTTGTGCTAACTATTGTACGGATCTCCAAGCAAATGGACAAACTCAGTTGCTAGCAAGTATAACTATCTCATCGATAACGAGAAACTACTGTGAGCGGGAACGATTGTGGGCCACTAATTAGAACACACAGATGATGACTCTTGATAATACAACTCGCTCCGCTTAGTTGAGAGCACGATATTCCCACACAATCTACTATTTTCCTCATTGGCGGTACGAAAAAGCAGTCCGATAACAATGGAGTTCACCGGAATGATGCTGTTCGTCGCTGGAAGTAGTGGTGAATAAATTAACTTTGCATAGGCAGAACCCTAGGTGTCAGAGAGAGTTTCACGTTCGCTTCGAGAAGTTCCAATTAGAACCAGGGAAAACCTAGAGAGTCCGATGCATACAATGACCCCGACTCAGAAGGCGCATCCCGTTGCAAAATTGAGATGCCGTCGCATCGATGATTAGACCCCTTTTCGTTCTGTTCTTTCATAAGCAACATCCATTTCATAGAGTTCGACAATTGTTGAGCAATACTAGAACGGATTTACTGCCGGTTTCTTGTGTAACCCGGTGGATTTATTCTTTCGTCGTGCACTCATTAAAATCTAGACACTATCACTTGGCCGGGAACGGATTGCCGGCGGTGGACAGCTGATCCAGTATCGCCTTGTGAAGGTCCTCTATCTGCTGGTAGAGATAGGAGTGAATGTCACCGTCGCCCGAGTGGTTGTACGTGTTGCCCCGGTTGTCGAACGATGCAATGTTGCCATTCTTATCGATTTCGGCGTAGCTCTCGAACTGCTGGCCCGGAAAGCTGGACGCTTCGGTCGTGAGCGTCTTGGCCGTCGCCTTGCCCGCCGGATCGAGGCACTCGCGCGTCACTTGAATCTTGTTCTCGTCGTCCTTGGTGGAGTTTTTGACGATCACGCACTTGAACGATTCCGGCGGGCACTTGAGCGTGTCGCAGATGATGGTGCCTGTGGGGATGACGGGGGAGGAACGTTTCcggattgatttttttttcgatcggaaatacaatgaaaaaagCACAGCattagtttttgttgttgttgttgtgaaaACACGTCACGCaatgaatgcaaacaaaaatttctGTTCTCAAATATTGAGGCACAAAAATTATGGGTCTTTGATGTCGAATGTCCTTTTCGTTTGATGATGAGCAATATAAGAATTATGTTATAGTTAGAAATTGCTCTGTTTAATGCTTCTTCAACAGGAAACACTGTAAATATTAGTGAATTACTATTCAAGTTCGAAATATAAGTGAAGCCAAATCTTATCGCTTATGATAAattaagaatttattttcaagataattttcatttctgtCATATTACACCAATTTTAAAAGTTTGCAAATATGAAACAGGATTACGAAAAgcttattatattttttacagTAACCCGAGCTAAGTTCTAAATATTAAGGTATGAAAGTTCTTTTGTTAAGAAAGTTTCTTTTTAAGTACCGTTGAGAAATACAACAGAGTTTCACCATGAAATTTTGAACAtctttttaacaaaaattcTGATGATATACTTGAACACAATTCATACCATTTTCTATTCTGGCGTTCGATTCACCGCTCAAAGTCAGCAAGCTGCTAAGTTGACGCGGCGTTCGCCTCAGTGCAGCACCCTCAACGGATGCTGCTCCAAATAAAGCCACCCCCAGCACAACGGCGAATACAAGGCACTTATTCAGAGACATCCCTTAACTTTGGATGGCacttttatttgaattattttttgtttgaaccaCAACCTCTTTGAAAATTCACCCAC
Coding sequences within:
- the LOC131265657 gene encoding uncharacterized protein LOC131265657 encodes the protein MSLNKCLVFAVVLGVALFGAASVEGAALRRTPRQLSSLLTLSGESNARIENGTIICDTLKCPPESFKCVIVKNSTKDDENKIQVTRECLDPAGKATAKTLTTEASSFPGQQFESYAEIDKNGNIASFDNRGNTYNHSGDGDIHSYLYQQIEDLHKAILDQLSTAGNPFPAK